The Coffea arabica cultivar ET-39 chromosome 3c, Coffea Arabica ET-39 HiFi, whole genome shotgun sequence genome contains a region encoding:
- the LOC113734527 gene encoding uncharacterized protein, whose translation MSTVAARSATPAIGAGQKNMVGVPCVPMASTVKRTDPGVIGIANFAVEKYNERNETALAVINVEFGFLWPHGGHYYYMLAIITQDDKGTHHDVAYVRDAGKSNAHAYEFMWYNHNNN comes from the exons ATGTCTACGGTCGCAGCCAGATCCGCTACACCTGCTATTGGTGCTGGACAG AAAAACATGGTGGGTGTTCCTTGTGTTCCTATGGCGTCAACCGTCAAGCGGACAGACCCTGGTGTGATTGGGATCGCAAATTTTGCAGTTGAAAAGTACAACGAGCGGAACGAGACCGCTCTGGCTGTCATCAATGTGGAATTCGGCTTCCTGTGGCCCCATGGTGGCCATTACTACTACATGCTTGCCATTATAACTCAGGATGATAAGGGCACACATCACGACGTAGCATACGTTCGTGATGCAGGGAAGAGCAATGCTCACGCTTATGAATTCATGTGGTACAATCATAACAATAATTGA